The Aedes albopictus strain Foshan chromosome 2, AalbF5, whole genome shotgun sequence region GTTTTGTCTGGTTTTAGTTATTTCCTACTTACTGCATGTGTCGCGAAATTTTTGCGAGCTACTGTATCGTGGGAGGCTTTTTGCTATAAAAATCTagctttttggctcgcgttctatGCTATAATCGCACTGTTTTATCGCCTACGCTTTTGACCTAAACAGTTTGTGGCTGTTTTCGCTAACTTTTGTTTGAGTATGTGTTAGTGTTGGATCATCTGGAATTTTGTGTTGTGGTGTGGGTGTGTTCTTGTGTATCATGCCTATTTCGTATTTTGTTTATATTTCCTATTTCGTAAATGATTCCAGCGTAAATCGCATGTGGGCCTTCAGTGTCTGTTCTTTTGTTTACACAATTTTTGTTACTTGCTATGTGGCCCATCTCGAGAAACTGTAGTGTGTGTGCGTTTACATTTTTGTCTAATATCTTCACTTTTTTCAGATCAAATCGATGTTGTTTGTTGATGCTGTGGTTCATCAGTGCAGTTTTCTCCCCTAGAGCAACAATTTGTGGGTCGTTTGCATCGCTTCCTTGTTCCAGCAGTTTTTCCAGAGTGTTGTAATGTGTTTGGTGTCCGTATATTCTAGTTTTTAGGCGGTTGGTTGTCATACCAACGTACGTAGCTTCACAGTTGCTGCATGGAATGATGTAGACGACATTACTCTGTTGCTCTGGTGGGACTGGATCTTTCACCATGGTGAAGAGCTCTCTGGTTGACCGGACGTTGTATTTTGCGAGTCGTATGCTGCCGTAATCTCGCTGTAGAACCCTGTCGATTCTGTTCGACAGGTGTGTTATGTATGGAATGCGACGGTAGGTATATTCCAGGTTTTGTGGCTGCTGTTGGTGTTCATCGACGTGCTCATTCATCCTGTTTGCGATCCTATGTCGTAGCGGTTTTGGATAATCGTTTAGTTGCAGCTGTGCATCGATTATTTTTGCTTTTTCACGGTCGTCTAAATCCGTGGATAGCTGATAGACACGTCTAGCGAAATTCTTTGCCATGTTCAGCTTTTGGCTGAGGGGATGGTATGACCTGAAGTTCAGAAATCTTCCACTTGCAATGGGTTTCTGGTACCATTGTGTGGTTACCTTCTGGTTGCTGTGTCTGGTTAGAAGCATGTCCAGGAAGGGTAGTTTGTTATCCACTTCCAGTTCGTAAGTGAACTGGATGTGGACGTCATAGCTATTAAAAGTGTCTAGAACATGTTGCAACTCGCTGATAGGGATTGCTGTTATCAGGTCATCGACAAATTTTCGCAGGAAGGGCAATGGGATATTGAGCATTCGGACGACAGTATCCAGCAAGGTTTCCATCACCCAATCAGCTATCGCTGGCGACAGCGGATTTCCCATCGCGGTGCCGAAGATCTGTTGGTAGTGCTGCCCGTCGAATTTGAAATAGCTAGCATCTATGCAAAACTCAACTATTTCAAGGAATAGATCCAAACAAATGCCAGTATTTGGTCTGATTTCGTCCCACCTCGAGATGATGCTACTTATTGCCAGCGATTTTGGAATGGATGTGAATAGCGATTTCACATCAAGCGAGATTAGCACATAGTTTTCGGGTAGGGTAACGTTGTTGATAAACTGGCAGAACGAGAACGAGTCCTTGATATTGTATGTGCTTACCAGTGATTGCTGGAAAATTTTGCCGATGAATTTCGACAGGTTGTACGACGGAGCAGTGATGTTCGGTACGACGGGTCTCAGCGGCAGGCCCGGTTTATGTGCTTTGGGCTGCCCGTAGATCCTTGGGCACACCGCATTGTACCTGGTTAGCTGCTTGGCCGTTCTATCGTCGATGATGTCCAGGTTTCTGATCCTTCGAACTATGTTGTTGTTCAGTCTTTCGTACCTGGAAGTTGGATCGCGTGGGATTGGGGCGTAGGTTGTTCGATCCTGTAGTAGTTCAAGCATCTTCTTCTTGTAGTCCTCGGATTCCATCAGGACCGTCTTGTTGCCCTTGTCCGATCTGACAACGTAGACGTTCGGATTGTCCTTCAGAAATCTACGTGTGACTGCTTGGGCATTTTCGCAGAATTTTGCTACTGGATCTACCGGAACTGACCTGTTTCTGCTGCCATGGATGTAGTTCATGATGATGTTCGCTACAGCGCATCGGTTACGATCCTGCACTTCAGGAATGGGATTTGTCTTTATAATCTGCTCCACATCAGCCATTAGATGTAGGAATGGGACACGGTCCGCTGCTGTGACCGGTAGAGCGAACTTCAGACCAAGGCTCAGTAGAACTTCCGCCTCCGGTGGTACCACTACCTGTGTACCGTTGTGAATGGCCGTTAAATAAAATGGCCACCATTTCCGGCGCCCACTTCTTTGACGAAATAGCCAACAATTACGGTGCAAGTGCTAAGAACATGCTTAAAGACTACGCTAACAACACCAGAAAACTCGGAAACATGATCAGCAGAAAAGCTTTCCTGATCAGATGCCGAAGAAGAGGAGTATTTCCGGCGCATTTCGCAAACAGTTTTCGATTCACGTACCCATTATTGGAGGAGAATGGACCATTCTCGAATAAGGTTCAGAGGTCTATCAGCAGATTCATGAAATCTATTCTCAACATCGAGATCAAACACACGTTCCACAAGATCAAAACGTTTCAATCGTGTAGACCGAGTCTGGGATATTCGATGTTCGGATGCCTTCTGCTACAGACGTTAGTCTCGATTGAAACGTTTTGATCTTGTGGAACGTGTGTTTGATCTCGATGTTGAGAATAGATTTCATGAATCTGCTGATAGACCTCTGAACCTTATTCGAGAATGGTCCATTCTCCTCCAATAATGGGTACGTGAATCGAAAACTGTTTGCGAAATGCGCCGGAAATACTCCTCTTCTTCGGCATCTGATCAGGAAAGCTTTTCTGCTGATCATGTTTCCGAGTTTTCTGGTGTTGTTAGCGTAGTCTTTAAGCATGTTCTTAGCACTTGCACCGTAATTGTTGGCTATTTCGTCAAAGAAGTGGGCGCCGGAAATGGTGGCCATTTTATTTAACGGCCATTCACAACGGTACACAGGTAGTGGTACCACCGGAGGCGGAAGTTCTACTGAGCCTTGGTCCGAAGTTCGCTCTACCGGTCACAGCAGCGGACCGTGTCCCATTCCTACATCTAATGGCTGATGTGGAGCAGATTATAAAGACAAATCCCATTCCTGAAGTGCAGGATCGTAACCGATGCGCTGTAGCGAACATCATCACGAACTACATCCATGGCAGCAGAAACAGGTCAGTTCCGGTAGATCCAGTAGCAAAATTCTGCGAAAATGCCCAAGCAGTCACACGTAGATTTCTGAAGGACAATCCGAACGTCTACGTTGTCAGATCGGACAAGGGCAACAAGACGGTCCTGATGGAATCCGAGGACTACAAGAAGAAGATGCTTGAACTACTACAGGATCGAACAACCTACGCCCCAATCCCACGCGATCCAACTTCCAGGTACGAAAGACTGAACAACAACATAGTTCGAAGGATCAGAAACCTGGACATCATCGACGATAGAACGGCCAAGCAGCTAACCAGGTACAATGCGGTGTGCCCAAGGATCTACGGGCAGCCCAAAGCACATAAACCGGGCCTGCCGCTGAGACCCGTCGTACCGAACATCACTGCTCCGTCGTACAACCTGTCGAAATTCATCGGCAAAATTTTCCAGCAATCACTGGTAAGCACATACAATATCAAGGACTCGTTCTCGTTCTGCCAGTTTATCAACAACGTTACCCTACCCGAAAACTATGTGCTAATCTCGCTTGATGTGAAATCGCTATTCACATCCATTCCAAAATCACTGGCAATAAGTAGCATCATCTCGAGGTGGGACGAAATCAGACCAAATACTGGCATTTGTTTGGATCTATTCCTTGAAATAGTTGAGTTTTGCATAGATGCTAGCTATTTCAAATTCGACGGGCAGCACTACCAACAGATCTTCGGCACCGCGATGGGAAATCCGCTGTCGCCAGCGATAGCTGATTGGGTGATGGAAACCTTGCTGGATACTGTCGTCCGAATGCTCAATATCCCATTGCCCTTCCTGCGAAAATTTGTCGATGACCTGATAACAGCAATCCCTATCAGCGAGTTGCAACATGTTCTAGACACTTTTAATAGCTATGACGTCCACATCCAGTTCACTTACGAACTGGAAGTGGATAACAAACTACCCTTCCTGGACATGCTTCTAACCAGACACAGCAACCAGAAGGTAACCACACAATGGTACCAGAAACCCATTGCAAGTGGAAGATTTCTGAACTTCAGGTCATACCATCCCCTCAGCCAAAAGCTGAACATGGCAAAGAATTTCGCTAGACGTGTCTATCAGCTATCCACGGATTTAGACGACCGTGAAAAAGCAAAAATAATCGATGCACAGCTGCAACTAAACGATTATCCAAAACCGCTACGACATAGGATCGCAAACAGGATGAATGAGCACGTCGATGAACACCAACAGCAGCCACAAAACCTGGAATATACCTACCGTCGCATTCCATACATAACACACCTGTCGAACAGAATCGACAGGGTTCTACAGCGAGATTACGGCAGCATACGACTCGCAAAATACAACGTCCGGTCAACCAGAGAGCTCTTCACCATGGTGAAAGATCCAGTCCCACCAGAGCAACAGAGTAATGTCGTCTACATCATTCCATGCAGCAACTGTGAAGCTACGTACGTTGGTATGACAACCAACCGCCTAAAAACTAGAATATACGGACACCAAACACATTACAACACTCTGGAAAAACTGCTGGAACAAGGAAGCGATGCAAACGACCCACAAATTGTTGCTCTAGGGGAGAAAACTGCACTGATGAACCACAGCATCAACAAACAACATCGATTTGATCTGAAAAAAGTGAAGATATTAGACAAAAATGTAAACGCACACACACTACAGTTTCTCGAGATGGGCCACATAGCAAGTAACAAAAATTGTGTAAACAAAAGAACAGACACTGAAGGCCTACATGCGATTTACGCTGGAATCATTTACGAAATAGGAAATATAAACAAAATACGAAATAGGCATGATACACAAGAACACACCCACACCACAACACAAAATTCCAGATGATCCAACACTAACACATACTCAAACAAAAGTTAGCGAAAACAGCCACAAACTGTTTAGGTCAAAAGCGTAGGCGATAAAACAGTGCGATTATAGCatagaacgcgagccaaaaagctAGATTTTTATAGCAAAAAGCCTCCCACGATACAGTAGCTCGCAAAAATTTCGCGACACATGCAGTAAGTAGGAAATAACTAAAACCAGACAAAACTATATTTAAGATGTTATAATGTCCACAGCCGCAACGGGCGCCATCTCGAAACCCATGTACCTAGACTATCCGATGTAGAGCATTACTATACATGTACAAGAGAACGTAACCTCTGTAAGCAATAGGGTGAGTCAGAAATCAtgaactgcaaattaatttttcaaaattttagaatccttgaaaaaggtaaaataaattaccgaaaccgtcggatgtagagagaatatcgtttctcgctgctctttaagactgcaaaggccgagaatatcacgtttcccagcTAAAGTTCCCACAGTCGAAAGCAACcatttccagaaattttatttcgattggacatttggttacagagatatctttcgaagaacacttaggatttatacaactaaactttttgagatttttgaccaagtgtatcataataaatatcttagccgtctgtcaaccaatttcggttctcctgacaccaaatgaaagctacaacattctagtagaaccctatacaatttcattaggattggacatttggttaccgagatatcttttaaagagtacttgggagtaatacaggttaactttctgagatttttgaccaagggtaccccttataaatatctcagccgtctgtcaaccgatttgggttttcttagcaccaaatgaaagctacaatatccttgtaaaaggccctgaaattttatttcgattcgacatttgattattgagatatcttacgaagagtatttcaatatttttttttattattatattcacttgttatcttgcatgagcttttgaccagtccacattggtcgggctccatacaaaggaacggccaaaactctcaaaaacgaaatcgatatttttaaattttatttcaccttataacaaagataatgtattgtagtttaatgattcttaattaaaagcataccagcttttgtatttcaatgatattttcactgccaaagtggcctaagtcataaaattgaaaaatgaattattcaaaaaaaagtgaaataataatattttgagaatggaatatatggttcatgttatccagcatatgaaagcttgttattggactgtttgaatacacttatggtgcaaaattaataagtcacaaaacttttcaaattttcatatattgtaccttaagaattttggtaatttttaagttaaaaaacggttcgtgtcgtcgcaattttgaatagtacatcttaaacatcatgcttagggctgcacaaaaacgtttaaatattttgcagaaatttgcagtttttcaaattagagctattgaaaaaagtcatgtttttttcatatattttacgttatttttccatttttgactgaaataaaatttatcttcccacatttttcacacgtttcgaataaacttgattggatttaatCGAAAGATgaacatttaattaaattcaaattgattttctaacaaaaaacgcaaaaaatgtaaggtttactgatttttaccgttttttgaaattattgaagttacgtaatttttgaatacccctttttaaacactgaaaatactatataacatatctagacaacctataacttcgattaaacacataaaaagagttttggccaaactttatctttttccgaccattgtgcagtctaggggaaattatttttcaatcaataatgctgacctcatacaaagtgtatactagcaggttattgttttcatcCTCGTCATCATCCTCGACTCTGCCGACCTCCAAGAGGACATCAACACAGTGTTAGTTTGGTGCAGTGATAACGGCATGCGTGTAAATAacaaaaaatgtaaaatcatatcGTTTACTCGCTCCCACAATCCCCGTCACTACCGTTACAATATGGATGGAGAACAATTGGAACGTGTAACGTCAATCTGCGACCTTGGAGTCGTCGTGGATGAAAAGCTCAGCTTCAATGAACATGTAGGAATTGTAACAGCAAAAGCGTATTCTGTGTTAGGTTTTATACGTCGGCATGCTTCAGAATTCACCGACGTGTATATCCTTAAAACACTGTACTGTTCGTTAGTGCGGAATATACTAGAGTACGCATCACTGGTTTGGTCTCCACACTATATGTGCTCCATATCACTAGCGTAGAGCGCGTGCAGAAGAAGTTTCTCCGTTTTTCACTGCGGCTACTTCCGTGGAACGATCCAATTAATCTCCCTCCTTATTCGGAAAGATGCAAACTGATAGGTTTGGAAACACTATCGTCCAGGCGAGAGAACACGCAACGTTTATTTGTCTTCGACATAATCACGGGAGCAATTGACTGCTCCTCGCTTCTTGAGCAGATTCCGCTCAACATTCCACCCCGTCGGTTCCGGCATTCTTCTCTTTTGGCTGTCCCCTATCACCGAACAAACTACGGTTACAATAATCCACTTGACTCTTGCATTCGCTTGTTTAATGATGTTTGTGATGTGTTCGATTTtaataccgtcagtgggggtgtcattgggccaaaactgcatagtccatccctttgtatgtcgttacaacaatactttaactctaaatcaatgttgaatttggtagacacgttcatttatatattgtttaggattgtttaaagtataaatgcttcaacttttattttgacaataatatagagtaattaaaattggcccaatttcaccccttctagggggtgacattgggccaaacgctaaaattcaatccaaatagttcaatgtgagataatatcgcttgcaaatcaaaactagtgaatatatagctgcttgcgcacaacctatcagtgCCTAGTCACTTTAATATAACATTACAGACAAACAAACATGaaagtttgaccacattcattgtaaacgatcattGATCCATTACAATACATCCGCTATCCCCTGGATATAACTCCAACTAGCATTCTCAAAAGACAAAAGAAATATTTTCTCATCATCTACCTATAAactgatatgcgtgcatttttaatttagcatgaatcttacatttatttctaaaacaaacgCCGTTTTATGCATGaaataatgtgaatacttgcagttgttttaattcacatttgtagggttctcgtactgactgcattgcttttatatggcccaaagtcacccccaaaatgagTTATTTGCACTACAGCTCGAAttaataagtttttcatgcaaaatagcatacaaaaccaagaaaactaaTATTACTTCTCAAAACAACTACTCAATATATCTAGAAAACAGCAGTTCATTACATATCCGATGTTCAGCTGTTTTCTAATggacattttaaa contains the following coding sequences:
- the LOC134286769 gene encoding uncharacterized protein LOC134286769 is translated as MADVEQIIKTNPIPEVQDRNRCAVANIIMNYIHGSRNRSVPVDPVAKFCENAQAVTRRFLKDNPNVYVVRSDKGNKTVLMESEDYKKKMLELLQDRTTYAPIPRDPTSRYERLNNNIVRRIRNLDIIDDRTAKQLTRYNAVCPRIYGQPKAHKPGLPLRPVVPNITAPSYNLSKFIGKIFQQSLVSTYNIKDSFSFCQFINNVTLPENYVLISLDVKSLFTSIPKSLAISSIISRWDEIRPNTGICLDLFLEIVEFCIDASYFKFDGQHYQQIFGTAMGNPLSPAIADWVMETLLDTVVRMLNIPLPFLRKFVDDLITAIPISELQHVLDTFNSYDVHIQFTYELEVDNKLPFLDMLLTRHSNQKVTTQWYQKPIASGRFLNFRSYHPLSQKLNMAKNFARRVYQLSTDLDDREKAKIIDAQLQLNDYPKPLRHRIANRMNEHVDEHQQQPQNLEYTYRRIPYITHLSNRIDRVLQRDYGSIRLAKYNVRSTRELFTMVKDPVPPEQQSNVVYIIPCSNCEATYVGMTTNRLKTRIYGHQTHYNTLEKLLEQGSDANDPQIVALGEKTALMNHSINKQHRFDLKKVKILDKNVNAHTLQFLEMGHIASNKNCVNKRTDTEGPHAIYAGIIYEIGNINKIRNRHDTQEHTHTTTQNSR
- the LOC134287249 gene encoding uncharacterized protein LOC134287249; this translates as MADVEQIIKTNPIPEVQDRNRCAVANIITNYIHGSRNRSVPVDPVAKFCENAQAVTRRFLKDNPNVYVVRSDKGNKTVLMESEDYKKKMLELLQDRTTYAPIPRDPTSRYERLNNNIVRRIRNLDIIDDRTAKQLTRYNAVCPRIYGQPKAHKPGLPLRPVVPNITAPSYNLSKFIGKIFQQSLVSTYNIKDSFSFCQFINNVTLPENYVLISLDVKSLFTSIPKSLAISSIISRWDEIRPNTGICLDLFLEIVEFCIDASYFKFDGQHYQQIFGTAMGNPLSPAIADWVMETLLDTVVRMLNIPLPFLRKFVDDLITAIPISELQHVLDTFNSYDVHIQFTYELEVDNKLPFLDMLLTRHSNQKVTTQWYQKPIASGRFLNFRSYHPLSQKLNMAKNFARRVYQLSTDLDDREKAKIIDAQLQLNDYPKPLRHRIANRMNEHVDEHQQQPQNLEYTYRRIPYITHLSNRIDRVLQRDYGSIRLAKYNVRSTRELFTMVKDPVPPEQQSNVVYIIPCSNCEATYVGMTTNRLKTRIYGHQTHYNTLEKLLEQGSDANDPQIVALGEKTALMNHSINKQHRFDLKKVKILDKNVNAHTLQFLEMGHIASNKNCVNKRTDTEGLHAIYAGIIYEIGNINKIRNRHDTQEHTHTTTQNSR